From a single Lolium rigidum isolate FL_2022 chromosome 7, APGP_CSIRO_Lrig_0.1, whole genome shotgun sequence genomic region:
- the LOC124673443 gene encoding dirigent protein 22-like: MSAAWLEQRSVYYLVSSVAVALMLSASWQWLPGAPSQPARMRLFMHDVLTGPGATAVVVVNGTGPVVLGGEPPLRFGQVVMIDDSLTEGASPASRPLGRAQGFYAFASMHGPALLLCMNVVLTAGPYSGSTFTVFGRDNIVEPLRELSVVGGTGRFRMATGYVLWRTSSWEVHNNAVLELDVFIYIPAHA, encoded by the coding sequence ATGTCTGCTGCTTGGTTAGAGCAGAGGAGTGTGTACTATCTCGTCTCTTCGGTAGCGGTGGCACTGATGCTCTCGGCGTCCTGGCAATGGCTCCCGGGAGCCCCGAGCCAGCCCGCCCGCATGCGCCTGTTCATGCACGACGTGCTCACCGGCCCGGGCGCCACGGCGGTGGTGGTCGTGAACGGCACAGGGCCGGTGGTTCTCGGGGGTGAGCCGCCGCTGCGGTTCGGGCAGGTGGTCATGATCGACGACTCGCTGACGGAGGGGGCGAGCCCGGCGTCGAGACCCCTGGGAAGAGCTCAGGGGTTCTACGCGTTCGCGTCCATGCACGGCCCTGCTCTGCTCTTGTGCATGAACGTGGTGCTCACGGCGGGGCCCTACTCCGGCAGCACCTTCACCGTCTTCGGCCGCGACAACATCGTGGAGCCGCTACGGGAGCTTTCGGTCGTCGGCGGTACGGGGAGGTTCAGGATGGCGACGGGCTACGTGCTCTGGAGAACTTCGAGCTGGGAAGTACACAATAATGCCGTCCTCGAGTTAGACGTGTTTATCTACATCCCCGCCCATGCATGA